A single Curtobacterium sp. MCJR17_020 DNA region contains:
- a CDS encoding FtsK/SpoIIIE domain-containing protein, translated as MRLLIELDDRREAVEVDGWSGASSLGELVSAAVGLTLEPGTTLAVDGHRTSVDTPLRDLVLLEGSRIGRTPDERPLSTDGWTVTLAGGLEAGLVVPVPRGRKLVVGRAPQADVVLPTESASWEHCTVEREDDGVRVRDAGSTNGTVIAGERIDAEGVLLTGTTSVIVGGAVLLVRPALDEVPVPAAGSMANLTPAATAPFNRPPRAGRTSDAETVVPPGRKDVPPASKFSWITVAAPLVLAGAMVLLLGDARFALFALLSPVTAIGMWFEQKHRRAKNLKEEDTRFAEAVESFRGEISEAAAVEAARRQELVPDPATVVRRAELPTTLLWQRRSDDEDFLSLHAGTGDAPWRPEVDQRAATAKLEDEAKAAIADSRLTAAPVVADLSDAGVVGIVGDRQGALALARSLLTQATVHCGPADLTVGVFCDAGRAEDWGWASWLPHARVAGSSTGARWMSAQRDQSAAMLRGLRESLDELPTPNLLVVVDSEVLTEGRDAPARSLLGQGRSVPGQSLRPGERPHRVSGIVIATNEQQLPAACTSIITVGADAAATVYRPEDRTRVEDVVLAGLSVETAERSARSVAHFDDPELLVPGASLPSLVRLPELLSSEGIRTAWDARTGFSTPIGSSESGVLEIDLVRDGPHGLVGGTTGSGKSEFLRSLVAGLAARNDPTRLNFLLVDFKGGAAFAACERLPHTIGTISNLDEQLADRAIRALEAELERRQRVFAAAGADIDNLDAYLATKPVEPMPRLLLVVDEFAMLAKDFPDVLTSLVSIAAVGRTLGVHMILATQRPAGVVSEDILANTNMRVALRVQSREDSTNVIGVPAAAGIGRQQTGRAYVKLGQDDITPVQTALVTGRARDERAEQPVSVRPTDVFGVPAPMPAPAPTASDVTDLDQLIEAIGQANEAAGYAPPRPIWPEALGDRVELAELTEPGPGTDPRSGTVPVALADDPDHQRQVTTGWDLDEGNLMLMGIPGSGTSTALATIALQLAAASSPDELDLLVLDMGPGDLAPLAQLPHTTAYVGSGAGAGELQTRFLRHLRVELERRRAAPGGRRAVVLIDGLAALRDEYQDFEGQQLLDALYRVYAEGPALGISFAVSTTRAKAVPSAMDEVTTQKWMFRLADPYDYASIGVRPKDVPPPVPGRFIDSTRRLQSHVATPDIPLAQAVARIAETRSDGTKKASAVGRLPDAVLVDELGAGAVFAGEPWRIPIGIAEDDLQPASVEVYDGEHVLVAGPARSGKSSVLLAVAELARTTDGVRPAVWAICDRRSPLASASFDRVAVGADEVPALLAGLRLERGPVLLLIDDAERFDDGDQAIATLLTTERPGLCVVAAGRSADLRSLYSHWTRAVRKSRCGVLLQPDVDYDGELLGVTLPRRAPVALTVGRGYAASGGTVRLVQTASAGS; from the coding sequence ATGCGCCTGTTGATCGAGCTCGACGACCGACGTGAAGCGGTCGAGGTCGACGGGTGGTCCGGCGCATCCTCACTCGGGGAGCTCGTGTCCGCGGCCGTCGGCCTCACACTCGAACCCGGCACCACCCTGGCGGTCGACGGGCACCGCACCAGCGTCGACACCCCGCTCCGTGACCTCGTGCTGCTCGAGGGCTCCCGCATCGGACGAACCCCCGACGAACGGCCGCTCAGTACCGACGGCTGGACCGTCACGCTCGCCGGCGGGCTCGAAGCCGGGCTCGTGGTGCCGGTCCCGCGCGGGCGGAAGCTCGTGGTCGGCCGGGCGCCGCAGGCCGACGTCGTGCTCCCCACCGAGAGCGCGTCGTGGGAGCACTGCACCGTCGAGCGCGAGGACGACGGTGTCCGGGTGCGTGATGCGGGATCGACGAACGGCACCGTCATCGCCGGGGAGCGCATCGATGCCGAGGGGGTCCTGCTCACCGGGACGACGAGCGTCATCGTGGGCGGGGCCGTGCTGCTCGTCCGGCCGGCGCTCGACGAGGTGCCCGTGCCCGCGGCCGGCTCGATGGCGAACCTGACCCCGGCGGCGACGGCACCGTTCAACCGCCCACCACGCGCCGGCCGGACCTCCGACGCCGAGACGGTCGTGCCGCCCGGACGCAAGGACGTGCCGCCGGCCTCGAAGTTCAGCTGGATCACCGTCGCCGCGCCCCTGGTGCTCGCCGGGGCGATGGTGCTCCTGCTCGGCGACGCGCGGTTCGCGCTGTTCGCCCTGCTCTCCCCGGTCACCGCGATCGGCATGTGGTTCGAGCAGAAGCACCGCCGCGCGAAGAACCTGAAAGAAGAGGACACCCGCTTCGCCGAAGCCGTCGAGTCCTTCCGCGGTGAGATCTCCGAAGCCGCGGCCGTCGAGGCCGCTCGCCGCCAGGAGCTCGTGCCCGACCCGGCGACCGTGGTGCGGCGAGCAGAACTGCCGACCACCCTGCTGTGGCAGCGTCGATCGGACGACGAGGACTTCCTGAGCCTGCACGCCGGCACCGGAGACGCTCCCTGGCGGCCCGAGGTCGATCAGCGTGCAGCGACCGCGAAGCTCGAGGACGAGGCGAAGGCCGCCATCGCCGACAGTCGCCTGACGGCCGCCCCAGTGGTGGCCGACCTGTCCGACGCCGGCGTCGTCGGGATCGTCGGCGATCGTCAGGGCGCCCTCGCCCTCGCGCGCAGCCTGCTCACGCAGGCCACCGTGCACTGCGGTCCCGCGGATCTGACGGTGGGCGTCTTCTGCGACGCGGGCCGTGCGGAGGACTGGGGGTGGGCCTCCTGGCTGCCGCACGCGCGTGTGGCGGGGAGCAGTACCGGCGCCCGCTGGATGTCAGCGCAGCGCGACCAGAGCGCGGCGATGCTCCGTGGCCTGCGGGAGTCGCTCGACGAGCTGCCGACGCCGAACCTGCTCGTCGTGGTCGACTCCGAGGTGCTCACCGAGGGACGGGATGCCCCTGCCCGCAGCCTGCTCGGTCAGGGCCGCTCGGTGCCCGGGCAGTCCCTGCGCCCAGGGGAACGACCACACCGGGTGAGCGGGATCGTCATCGCGACGAACGAGCAGCAGCTGCCCGCCGCGTGCACGTCGATCATCACCGTGGGTGCGGACGCTGCAGCCACCGTGTACCGACCGGAGGACCGGACCCGTGTCGAGGACGTCGTGCTCGCCGGCCTCAGCGTCGAGACCGCTGAGCGCAGCGCGCGCAGCGTGGCGCACTTCGACGATCCCGAACTGCTGGTGCCGGGGGCGTCCTTGCCCTCGCTCGTCCGCCTGCCCGAGCTGTTGTCGAGCGAGGGGATCCGCACGGCGTGGGACGCCCGCACGGGCTTCTCGACCCCGATCGGCTCCTCGGAGAGCGGTGTGCTCGAGATCGACCTGGTGCGCGACGGCCCGCACGGCCTGGTCGGCGGCACGACGGGTTCGGGCAAGAGCGAGTTCCTCCGGTCCCTCGTGGCCGGGCTCGCCGCGCGGAACGACCCGACACGCTTGAACTTCCTGCTCGTCGACTTCAAGGGTGGTGCGGCCTTCGCGGCGTGTGAGCGCCTCCCGCACACCATCGGCACGATCAGCAACCTCGACGAACAGCTCGCCGACCGTGCGATCCGGGCACTGGAAGCCGAACTCGAACGACGTCAGCGGGTGTTCGCGGCAGCCGGAGCCGACATCGACAACCTCGATGCCTACCTGGCGACGAAGCCGGTCGAGCCGATGCCGCGGCTGCTGCTGGTCGTCGACGAGTTCGCGATGCTCGCGAAGGACTTCCCGGACGTCCTGACGTCGCTCGTCAGCATCGCGGCCGTCGGCCGCACGCTCGGCGTCCACATGATCCTGGCGACCCAGCGGCCTGCTGGTGTGGTGAGCGAGGACATCCTCGCGAACACGAACATGCGGGTCGCCCTGCGGGTGCAGAGCCGTGAGGACTCGACGAACGTCATCGGTGTCCCCGCCGCAGCCGGGATCGGTCGACAGCAGACCGGCCGCGCCTACGTGAAGCTCGGGCAGGACGACATCACCCCGGTGCAGACCGCCCTCGTCACCGGCCGAGCCCGTGACGAGCGTGCCGAGCAGCCGGTCTCGGTCCGGCCGACCGACGTCTTCGGTGTCCCCGCGCCGATGCCGGCACCGGCTCCGACCGCGTCGGACGTCACCGACCTCGATCAGCTCATCGAGGCGATCGGGCAGGCGAACGAGGCAGCCGGGTACGCCCCGCCGCGGCCGATCTGGCCCGAGGCACTCGGCGACCGCGTCGAGCTGGCGGAGCTCACCGAGCCAGGCCCGGGCACTGACCCGCGGTCCGGAACCGTCCCCGTCGCCCTCGCCGACGACCCGGACCACCAGCGCCAGGTCACCACCGGCTGGGACCTCGACGAGGGCAACCTCATGCTCATGGGCATCCCCGGCAGCGGGACGAGCACCGCCCTCGCGACGATCGCCTTGCAGCTCGCCGCCGCGTCGAGCCCCGACGAGCTCGACCTGCTGGTGCTCGACATGGGTCCGGGGGACCTCGCTCCGCTCGCGCAGCTGCCGCACACGACGGCGTACGTCGGCTCCGGTGCGGGTGCGGGGGAGCTGCAGACGCGGTTCCTGCGGCACCTCCGCGTCGAGCTCGAGCGTCGTCGCGCCGCACCCGGTGGGCGCCGTGCCGTGGTGCTCATCGACGGCCTCGCCGCCCTGCGCGACGAGTACCAGGACTTCGAGGGGCAGCAGCTGCTCGACGCGCTCTACCGGGTGTACGCCGAGGGGCCGGCGCTCGGCATCTCCTTCGCGGTCTCCACGACCCGCGCGAAGGCGGTGCCGTCGGCGATGGACGAGGTCACCACGCAGAAGTGGATGTTCCGCCTCGCGGACCCGTACGACTACGCGTCCATCGGGGTCCGCCCCAAGGACGTCCCGCCGCCGGTGCCCGGCCGCTTCATCGACTCGACCAGGCGGCTGCAGTCGCACGTCGCGACACCGGACATCCCGCTCGCGCAGGCCGTCGCACGGATCGCGGAGACCCGGTCGGACGGTACGAAGAAGGCGAGTGCGGTCGGCCGGCTCCCAGACGCCGTGCTGGTGGACGAGCTCGGCGCCGGGGCGGTGTTCGCGGGTGAGCCCTGGCGGATCCCGATCGGCATCGCCGAGGACGACCTGCAGCCGGCGTCCGTCGAGGTCTACGACGGCGAACACGTGCTCGTCGCCGGCCCGGCGCGGTCCGGCAAGTCGAGCGTGCTCCTCGCCGTCGCCGAGCTCGCACGGACGACCGATGGTGTCCGTCCGGCCGTCTGGGCGATCTGCGACCGTCGGTCGCCGCTCGCCTCGGCTTCGTTCGACCGGGTCGCCGTCGGTGCGGACGAGGTGCCGGCGCTCCTCGCCGGACTCCGCCTCGAGCGCGGCCCGGTCCTGCTGCTCATCGACGACGCGGAGCGGTTCGACGACGGCGACCAGGCCATCGCGACGCTGCTCACGACCGAGCGCCCCGGACTGTGCGTCGTGGCGGCCGGCCGGTCCGCTGACCTCCGGTCGCTGTACAGCCACTGGACCCGAGCGGTCCGGAAGTCCCGGTGTGGCGTCCTGCTGCAGCCGGACGTCGATTACGACGGCGAGCTGCTCGGTGTCACGCTCCCGCGTCGTGCACCGGTCGCGCTGACCGTCGGCCGCGGCTACGCCGCTTCGGGCGGGACCGTCCGTCTCGTGCAGACCGCGTCTGCTGGCAGCTGA